In one Inquilinus sp. Marseille-Q2685 genomic region, the following are encoded:
- a CDS encoding alpha-2-macroglobulin, with translation MALKLRFATFAAAAALLTATLAFPPAASAYQAPGFAAGAAAYAKRLEQQASAVPADQREDLKVLRSRAADAAQGERWGDAVTAYQLILGQRPSDAGAWYGLAQALQQTSPYSQDGLNAAFAAYSNAGTDKLRGAALILLARGLEQQDKGREAIKVAAEGAQLAPTDDNTEYAANLREQYGFRVTSTYAQNDRDAPQLCADFSDPIVDGRTVRYSDYVRIEPAVPVEVIPSDRQLCLEGVSFGQTYTVTLLAGIKSVDGDTLTADDSFDLMVEDRPASVVFRGSAYVLPKGGEGTVPLTTVNVSEVKLRLLRINDRNLIDQVAQGRIGQMLESYDVESLAQDAGEEVWSGTMPVEGETNKAAITGVPMDTLLPQPKPGVYLLSALDAKADEDSYQTPGTQWIVVTDLGLATFSGQQGLTVAARSLSSAKAQPGVKLALLARNNSVLGEAQTDAGGLAVFPAGVMAGQGGNRPAAVYAYGSGDFTFLELTGPAFDLSDRGVSGRPEPGPLDAFLYPERGVYRPGETVHLTTLLRNERAAAIDGVPLTVKISRPDGVEARVQQVSDQGGGSYSLDVPLADSAYTGTWTAEAYVDPKGQAIGSTVFQVEDFVPARIRVDLKTEAKDLRVAKPAVVTIDAQFLYGAPAADLATEASLTLRQAAQPFPDYADYRFGLVQDAFSPRTRPITTPATDAAGQSRVDILLDGLPDTTVPLEAELRTAVFDSSGRTANETMTLPVRQEHPWIGVKPLFSGSLQEGADARFEVIGLDAGGRPAAIKGLRWDLVEEIHDYQWYSTDGRWDYKVVTRDRKVADGTVDVAPNAPAAIRQAVGWGNFRLDVYDPKGGGATSARFYAGWWVSDDPNPTPDKLTVALDRTSYKAGDTARVRIEPPFAGDVLLFIANDRVLETRDVSVPADGATVEIPVSSDWGAGAYVLATAFRPSGEGGQRRHGPGRAVGVAWFGIDVTERMLGVSIDAPAEIRPNQRLDLPLTVTGVPQGQSAWVTLAAVDEGILLLTDFQSPDPTDHYFGRRALGVEMRDAYGRLIVSDGRRGQVRTGGDAAASQMSGLPKRSTRTVALYSGILPVGADGRVSVPLDLPDFDGELRLMAVAWTPTALGAASTAMKVRDPVIAEIGVPRFLAPKDQAQLTFSLRNLSGPAGDYGVRVSTEGPLSVAADAAQFTQAVAPGAEARRAIPLTATAVGVGKIRISVTGPDGFRRDRDWDLSVRPAQALTTDRIATIVKPGQSAVLNADLVKGFLPDTVQVFASFSTRPTFDIPGLLKSLDEYPYGCVEQTTSRALPLLYVSKVAEKVDSGFRPDDVRRRVQGAIDRIMTAQQPGGGFGMWSPFGNANPWLSAYALDFLTRARAEGGYRIPERAYQRGIKFLSNYLDWYEARSECTPASAYALYVVARAGGGDVGTMRYYVDNCLPKYQTPVSQAQIAAAAAQFGDTARTAKAFAAATSTERPANFYGDYGSPLRDHAATAALLHEARQPQEEVLQQVDIAADLFAKDRWWSTQDMTWMLIAADAALDGATPLSLDVAGRAVADPGTVYRFNPDATALAAGIPVKNTGDGPMRQVLTVRGVPSAPLPAGGDGFEITRTYLDRDGRPFDPAKTAVKQGDLVTVLLRGRATDDLDHQTLIVDLLPAGLEIENPSVGKGAQLGDIADTLSDTQHVEMRDDRYVAAIDLGSDSRYFTVAYLARAVTPGRFALPAPYVEDMYRPQYNARGGFGALTIEARK, from the coding sequence ATGGCCTTGAAGCTGCGTTTCGCCACCTTTGCCGCGGCGGCGGCGCTCCTGACCGCGACCTTGGCCTTTCCCCCTGCCGCCTCCGCCTACCAGGCGCCCGGCTTCGCCGCCGGCGCCGCGGCCTACGCCAAGAGGCTGGAGCAGCAGGCCAGCGCCGTCCCCGCGGACCAGCGCGAGGATCTGAAGGTGCTGCGGTCCCGCGCCGCCGACGCCGCCCAGGGCGAGCGCTGGGGCGATGCGGTCACGGCGTATCAGCTGATCCTCGGCCAGCGCCCCTCCGATGCCGGCGCCTGGTACGGGCTGGCCCAGGCGCTGCAGCAGACCTCCCCCTATTCGCAGGACGGGCTGAACGCCGCCTTCGCCGCCTACAGCAACGCCGGCACCGACAAGCTGCGCGGCGCCGCCCTGATCCTGCTGGCCCGGGGGCTGGAGCAGCAGGACAAGGGCCGCGAGGCGATCAAGGTCGCGGCCGAGGGCGCGCAGCTGGCGCCGACCGACGACAACACCGAATACGCCGCCAATCTGCGCGAGCAATACGGCTTCCGCGTCACCTCGACCTACGCCCAGAACGACCGCGACGCGCCGCAGCTCTGCGCCGACTTCTCCGACCCGATCGTCGACGGCCGCACCGTCCGCTACTCCGACTATGTCCGGATCGAGCCGGCGGTGCCGGTCGAGGTGATCCCGTCGGACCGGCAGCTCTGCCTCGAGGGCGTGTCCTTCGGCCAGACCTACACCGTCACCCTCCTGGCCGGCATCAAGTCGGTCGACGGCGACACGCTCACCGCCGACGACAGCTTCGACCTGATGGTCGAGGACCGTCCCGCCAGCGTGGTGTTCCGCGGCAGCGCCTATGTCCTGCCCAAGGGCGGCGAGGGCACGGTGCCGCTGACCACGGTCAACGTCTCCGAGGTCAAGCTGCGCCTGCTGCGCATCAACGACCGCAACCTGATCGACCAGGTGGCGCAGGGCCGCATCGGCCAGATGCTGGAGAGCTACGACGTCGAAAGCCTGGCCCAGGATGCAGGCGAGGAGGTGTGGTCCGGCACCATGCCGGTCGAGGGCGAGACCAACAAGGCGGCCATCACCGGCGTGCCGATGGACACGCTGCTGCCGCAGCCGAAGCCGGGCGTCTACCTGCTCTCGGCGCTCGACGCCAAGGCCGACGAGGACAGCTACCAGACCCCGGGCACGCAGTGGATCGTGGTCACCGATCTCGGCCTCGCCACCTTCTCCGGCCAGCAGGGGCTGACCGTGGCGGCACGCTCGCTGTCCTCGGCCAAGGCCCAGCCGGGCGTGAAGCTGGCGCTGCTCGCCCGCAACAACTCGGTGCTGGGCGAGGCGCAGACCGATGCCGGCGGCCTCGCCGTCTTCCCGGCCGGGGTGATGGCCGGGCAGGGCGGCAACCGGCCGGCCGCGGTCTACGCCTACGGCTCCGGCGACTTCACCTTCCTCGAGCTCACCGGCCCGGCCTTCGACCTGTCCGACCGCGGCGTCAGCGGCCGGCCGGAGCCGGGGCCGCTCGACGCCTTCCTGTACCCGGAGCGCGGCGTCTACCGCCCGGGCGAGACGGTGCATCTGACCACGCTGCTGCGCAACGAGCGCGCCGCGGCGATCGACGGCGTGCCGCTGACGGTCAAGATCAGCCGGCCGGACGGGGTCGAGGCCCGGGTCCAGCAGGTGTCGGACCAGGGCGGCGGCTCCTACAGCCTCGACGTGCCGCTGGCCGACAGCGCCTATACCGGCACCTGGACCGCCGAAGCCTATGTCGATCCCAAGGGCCAGGCGATCGGCAGCACTGTCTTCCAGGTCGAGGACTTCGTGCCGGCGCGGATCCGCGTCGACCTGAAGACCGAGGCCAAGGACCTGCGCGTCGCCAAGCCCGCGGTCGTCACCATCGATGCCCAGTTCCTGTACGGCGCCCCGGCGGCCGACCTCGCCACCGAGGCCAGCCTGACCCTGCGCCAGGCGGCGCAGCCCTTCCCGGACTATGCCGACTACCGCTTCGGCCTGGTGCAGGACGCCTTCTCGCCGCGCACCCGTCCGATCACCACCCCGGCCACCGACGCCGCGGGCCAGAGCCGTGTCGACATCCTCCTGGATGGCCTGCCCGACACCACCGTGCCGCTCGAGGCGGAACTGCGCACCGCGGTGTTCGATTCCAGCGGCCGCACCGCCAACGAGACCATGACCCTGCCGGTCCGGCAGGAGCATCCCTGGATCGGCGTCAAGCCGCTGTTCTCGGGCTCGCTGCAGGAGGGCGCCGACGCCCGCTTCGAGGTCATCGGCCTCGACGCCGGAGGCCGCCCGGCCGCCATCAAGGGGCTGCGCTGGGACCTGGTGGAGGAGATCCACGACTACCAGTGGTATTCGACCGACGGCCGCTGGGACTACAAGGTCGTCACCCGCGACCGCAAGGTGGCGGACGGCACCGTCGACGTGGCCCCGAACGCGCCGGCGGCGATCCGCCAGGCGGTCGGCTGGGGCAATTTCCGGCTCGACGTCTACGACCCGAAGGGCGGCGGCGCCACCTCGGCCCGGTTCTATGCCGGCTGGTGGGTGTCGGACGATCCGAACCCGACCCCGGACAAGCTGACCGTCGCCCTCGACCGCACCAGCTACAAGGCCGGCGACACCGCCCGGGTGCGGATCGAGCCGCCCTTCGCCGGCGACGTGCTGCTGTTCATCGCCAATGACCGGGTGCTGGAGACGCGCGACGTCTCGGTCCCGGCCGACGGCGCCACGGTCGAGATCCCGGTCTCGTCCGACTGGGGCGCGGGCGCCTATGTCCTGGCCACCGCCTTCCGCCCGTCGGGCGAGGGCGGGCAGCGCCGCCACGGCCCCGGCCGCGCCGTCGGCGTCGCCTGGTTCGGCATCGACGTCACCGAGCGGATGCTGGGCGTCTCGATCGACGCTCCGGCCGAGATCCGCCCGAACCAGCGGCTCGACCTGCCGCTCACCGTCACCGGCGTGCCGCAGGGGCAGAGCGCCTGGGTCACCCTGGCCGCGGTGGACGAGGGCATCCTGCTGCTCACCGACTTCCAGTCGCCGGACCCGACCGACCATTACTTCGGCCGCCGCGCCCTCGGGGTCGAGATGCGCGACGCCTATGGCCGGCTGATCGTCAGCGACGGCCGACGCGGCCAGGTCCGCACCGGCGGCGACGCCGCGGCCTCGCAGATGTCCGGCCTGCCGAAGCGGTCCACCCGCACCGTCGCGCTCTACAGCGGCATCCTGCCGGTCGGCGCCGACGGCCGCGTCTCCGTGCCGCTCGACCTGCCGGATTTCGACGGCGAGCTGCGGCTGATGGCCGTGGCCTGGACGCCGACCGCGCTCGGTGCCGCCTCCACCGCGATGAAGGTGCGCGACCCGGTGATCGCCGAGATCGGCGTGCCGCGCTTCCTGGCGCCGAAGGACCAGGCGCAGCTGACCTTCTCGCTGCGCAACCTGTCCGGCCCGGCCGGCGATTACGGCGTGCGCGTCTCGACCGAGGGGCCGCTCTCGGTCGCCGCCGACGCCGCCCAGTTCACCCAGGCCGTGGCCCCGGGGGCGGAGGCGCGGCGGGCGATCCCGCTGACCGCGACCGCCGTCGGCGTCGGCAAGATCCGGATCAGCGTCACCGGCCCCGACGGCTTCCGGCGCGACCGCGACTGGGACCTGTCGGTGCGCCCGGCCCAGGCGCTGACCACCGACCGCATCGCCACCATCGTCAAGCCCGGCCAGTCGGCGGTGCTGAACGCCGACCTCGTGAAGGGCTTCCTGCCCGACACGGTGCAGGTCTTCGCCAGCTTCTCCACCCGCCCGACCTTCGACATCCCGGGCCTCTTGAAGTCGCTGGACGAATACCCCTATGGCTGCGTCGAGCAGACCACCAGCCGGGCGCTGCCGCTGCTCTACGTCTCCAAGGTGGCGGAGAAGGTCGACAGCGGCTTCCGGCCGGACGATGTTCGCCGCCGGGTGCAGGGCGCGATCGACCGGATCATGACGGCGCAGCAGCCGGGCGGCGGCTTCGGCATGTGGTCGCCCTTCGGCAACGCCAACCCCTGGCTCTCCGCCTATGCGCTCGACTTCCTGACCCGGGCGCGGGCCGAGGGCGGCTACCGGATCCCGGAGCGCGCCTATCAGCGCGGCATCAAGTTCCTGTCGAACTACCTCGACTGGTACGAGGCGCGCTCGGAATGCACCCCGGCCAGCGCCTACGCGCTCTACGTCGTGGCCCGGGCCGGCGGCGGCGATGTCGGCACCATGCGCTACTACGTCGACAACTGCCTGCCGAAGTACCAGACCCCGGTCTCGCAGGCGCAGATCGCCGCGGCCGCCGCCCAGTTCGGCGACACGGCGCGCACCGCCAAGGCCTTCGCCGCGGCGACCTCGACCGAGCGTCCCGCCAACTTCTATGGCGACTACGGCTCGCCGCTGCGCGACCACGCCGCCACCGCGGCGCTGCTGCACGAGGCCAGGCAGCCGCAGGAGGAGGTGCTGCAGCAGGTCGACATCGCCGCCGACCTGTTCGCCAAGGACAGGTGGTGGAGCACCCAGGACATGACCTGGATGCTGATCGCGGCCGACGCGGCGCTGGACGGCGCCACGCCGCTGTCGCTCGACGTCGCCGGCCGCGCGGTGGCGGATCCCGGCACGGTCTACCGCTTCAACCCGGACGCCACGGCCCTGGCCGCCGGCATCCCGGTGAAGAACACCGGCGACGGGCCGATGCGCCAGGTGCTGACCGTTCGCGGCGTGCCCTCGGCGCCGCTGCCCGCGGGCGGCGACGGCTTCGAGATCACCCGCACCTATCTCGACCGCGACGGCCGTCCCTTCGACCCGGCCAAGACGGCGGTGAAGCAGGGCGACCTCGTCACCGTGCTGCTGCGCGGCCGGGCCACCGACGACCTGGACCACCAGACGCTGATCGTGGACCTGCTGCCGGCGGGGCTGGAGATCGAGAACCCGTCGGTCGGCAAGGGCGCGCAGCTCGGCGACATCGCCGACACGCTGTCGGACACGCAGCATGTCGAGATGCGCGACGACCGCTACGTCGCGGCGATCGACCTCGGCAGCGACAGCCGGTACTTCACGGTGGCCTATCTCGCCCGCGCCGTGACCCCGGGCCGCTTCGCCCTGCCGGCGCCCTATGTCGAGGACATGTACCGGCCCCAGTACAACGCCCGCGGCGGCTTCGGGGCGCTGACCATCGAGGCGCGGAAGTAG